In Nocardioides sp. WS12, the DNA window AGGTGATCGCCGGCCCGACCTCGGACGATGCGTTCCGGCGCGCCACCCGCGAGCTCAAGCACTTCAGCGTCGCGGATTCCGACCGTCTGGTCGCCGTCTACGACGCCGGCCGCCACGGCGGAGCGTTCTACTACGCGATGGAGTACCTCCCGCACGGTTCGCTCGAGAACCCGCACGTGGAGATCAGCACCGGTCGTCGTGTCGCGGCCGTCCGCGACGCCGCGCTGGCCGCGCATGCCCTGCACGAGCGCGGGATCGCGCACCGCGACATCAAGCCCGCGAACATCCTGCTCGCCGACGACGGCGGCCGGCTCGCCGACCTCGGGCTCTCGCAGTTGCTCTCGCCGGGCATGGTCACCACGGGCCTGGGCCAGATCGGCCTGGAGTTCACGGACCCCGCGATCATGCTCGGGGCGCAGGCCTCGCGCGCCAGTGACATCTGGTCGCTGGGCGCCTCCCTGCACTTCGCGATCACCGGCAAGGGTGTCTACGGCGACCTGAAGGGCACCGAGCCGCTCCTGCTCGTACGTTCGATCCTGGCTTCGCAGCCGACGCTCTCGGATTCGCTGCCGTCCGCCGCCCGCACCCTGATCGAGTCGTGCCTCAACGCCGACGTCGCGGCCCGCCCGCGTACCGCTGCCGAGGTTGCCGCGAGTGCATCGGGCCTCGCCAGCGAACTCGGTTCCGCGGTCTGAGGGCTGAGGTCCACGGCATGGAGTTGCACGAAGCGATCCGGGAACTCGTTGCTGCCCACGGCACATCGATCTTCGCCGACGCGAACGGGTTCCGCGGTGTCCTGGACGACGTCCTCGAGGAGGACCAGGCCAGCACCGGCGACATCAACCTGCTCGTCGACGCGATTCGCTTCGATGTCCTGACCCCGCTGTCGGCGATGATCGACGGCGGTGCCGACCCGGTCCGTGCGGTTGAGGCCGCCGGCCAGCGTCTGGCCCGCGATCGCGGCGGCGACGACCAGGCGGCGTCCAGCTGGGCTGCGGCCGTCCTCGGGTACGCCATCGGCAAGGTCCCGCCGGACGTGATCCTGCGCTACCGCTCGCAGCGACCGCCGTCGTCCCACCTTCCGCAGGCGCCGCCGCCCTCCGGTCCGCCCCTCCAGTCCCCGCCGGCGCCGTTCCAGTCGCCGGCGACCACCTGGCCACCCCAGTCAGGCCAGCCGGGCCAACCGGGCCAGCCGGGCCAGCAGGGCCCGCCGACGGTGATGCCCGGCTACCAGTCCGCGCCCCAGGGAGCGCCGTACGGCGCCCCGGCGTACGGCGTCGCGGGCGGCTACCCGCCGGCCCCCGGCTTCGGCCAGCAGCCCACGAAGAAGAAGAGCCCCGTGATCTGGATCGCGGCGGCCGTCGCAGGCGTCGTCGTGGTGGGTGGCGGGATCACCGGGCTGGTCATCGCCGGTGGCGGCGACGACAAGTCCAGCAAGGGCAACGGCGGCCAGTCGGCAGAGACCTCCGAGACCCCCGAGGTGGACGTCGATGCGGCGGCGCTCGACGGGCGTTACAACGCACTGGCCTCCACCATCAGCGCGGGGACGAGCGACTGCGTCGGCGGCACCCCGACCACCGGCCAGGCCGAGGTCGTCGACTGTGTCGTCAGTTCCGGCAAGTTGAAGCTGATCACGTACCTCGACGAGGCGTCGCTGACCGCTGCACGCAAGGCGCGACTGGACTACCGAGCCGGGACGCTGACGGCCGACAACGGTACGACGGCGCTCTACGAGTTCGACCCGGAGCGGGGCGGTAGTTCGGCCCCAGCGATCGTCTACTGGGACAGCACCTCGGCGCTCCAGTCGGCCACGATCACGGGCGAGGGCAGCGTCAAGATCGACACCGTGACGACGAACTACAAGGCGACGTCGCCACGTGTCTCGGAGCCGACGAACCCCCAGCACCCGGTGCTGCGTGACTTCATCAACATCAACATGGACGTCTCGACGTGCACCCGGCAGCGGACCTTCTTCGTCGGAGCCTCCGAGGAGAGTTCCTGCACGGCGATCGACGGGATCGTCGTCACGGTGGGGCGGTACACCACGCGGAAGGCGCTGAGCCTGGACCGCAAGTACTACAAGGGGAAGTTCGAAGAGGCCGCCAAGGGAGGCGGCAAGCAGGGCGGCGGTGGCACCTGGAAGTTCGGCGAGGGCAAGGCCGAGGGTGCCTACTACGCCTATCGGAACGGCGAAGGCGACACAGCCACGCTGTACTGGGACTACAACCTGTCCGACTGCTATTGCTACGGCGTGGCCTGGAGCTTCGACGGCGACCTGAAGAAGCTCGAGGACTGGTGGCCCAGCGAGTGATCAGCGACTGATCACTCCGGCACGGGAATCGTGTCGGCCAGGTCCGGTCGGCTGATCCCTCCGACGTCGGTGCGCACCAGGAGCGCCATCGTCGTGTCGTCGCCGCCGATGAGGGCGGGTTCCGCGAGCCATTCAGGGAGCTGCTCGCGCACCCAGACCAGGCCGCGGCTGCGACTGAACTCGAGCAGCTGCTCACCGGTCTGGCGCCACCAGCCGTCGGCGTCGACGCGTGAGCGCCCGAACCCGTCGGTGCACAGGAAGACCAGCGCGACGTCGTCGACCCGTGCGTCCACGACCGCGACGCGCAGCGCGTCGACCGGTCGGGCCTGGCACAGCGAACTGGTGTGCAGGCCGTCGAGGTCGGGGTCCTCCGGCAACGGCCGGGACGCTTCTCCGTTGGCGGACACCAGGACGGAGTCGCCGTCGCCGATCTGGAGGAACACGACCAGGTCGCCCACGGCAGCCGTGGCGAGCACCGTGGAGCCGTAGGCCCGCAAGGGATCGGCGCTCGCGCCGAGCGCGTCGTCGGCCGCGGAGTACGGGTGGGCCGCGATGTGATGCTCGACCTTGCCCACCCAGTTCGCCACGAGGGCGGCACCGGCGGTGCTGAGCAGGTCCTCGACAACGGCGTGGTCGACACCGTCGCCAAGTGCGGCGACGGCGGTCAGCGTGCGCCGCAACTCCTCGACCGCGCACAGGACCGCGAGCGCGGAGCCGATGTCGCTGCGGAAGTGCAACTTGTGTCCGTGCCCGTCCGCGACAGCGATCACGGCCTGGCCGTTCTCGTGGTCAGTCCACGTCAGGACCGAGTCCTGGAGCGGCAACTGATCGCGAACGTGGACCGAACCGATCGTGGTGCCGGACAGCGTTGTCCAGCGGTGGGTCATCCGAGGGTGCTCCAGATCGGGTCACCGATCGGGCTCGGAGGCGCGGCGGTGACACCGGTGCCCGGTCCGACGACCGGCCGGGAGGCGACCTTGCTGGCGGCCTTCGAGGCCCACACGATGTATTCGACGAGTTGCTCGGGGTTGTCGGCCCGCAGCAACGGGACGTCCTCGTCGCCGATGAAGCGGCGCAACGAGTGCATGTCGGCGTCGCGGCCGACGCCGAGGGCCAACCGGACAGCGGTGGCACCCCAACGGTTGTTCAACAACGCCTGCAGGCCTTCGGCGAAGGTCACGCCGCTGCTCTGGGTGGGCCGTCCGTCAGACACGAGGATGATCGCCGGTGGGAAGGCACTGTTGCTCTCGTCGAGGTGCTCGAGTGCGCCGGCCAGGGTCTGCAGGGCACTGCCCAGTTCGGTGAAACCACGCGGCACCGCCTCGAGGCGCTTCCAGTGGATCTGGTCGACCTGGGTGGGCTCCTCGATGATCCACTGCGGCTCGTTGGCGAACGCGAGGACCCGGACCAGCAGTTCGGCGTGCGGGTTGGCGCGCGCCTCGTCCTTCAGGTGGGGGAGGACCTCGGTGATCGCGTTGTTGAGCGCCTGGATACGGCCGCCCCGCATCATGGAGCCCGAGACGTCGAGAACGAAGATGAAGTGCAGCGGCTTGCGCGCGAGCGCACCGCCGAGCCTGTCGCTCATCGGGGCCCTCCTTCCGATGGGTCGGGGTGGTCGGTGTGGTCGGGTTGGCCCTGCCGGGGCGTTTCGAACAACGCTAACGCTGAACAGGTCGGCCGGGCTGTGTTTCAAGGTGCCCGAATCTGTTGAGGCTATACATTGTCACGCAGGTCGAGCAGAGCGATTACGGAGGTCGGGCACACCCATGGTGCTGGCAGAGGGCGTCGAGGTCGATCTCGGCCCATTGGGACGCGCCCGGGTGACCTCACTTCTCGGCCAGGGCGGACAGGGCTACGTCTTCGAGGTCCGTCGCGAGACCGGCGAGCCACTCGCCCTCAAGTGGTACAAACCCGAGAGCGCGACCTCGCAGCAGTACGACGAAATGCAGCAGTTGGTCGAGATCGGCTCGCCGCACCAGCGCTTCCTCTGGCCGCTCAGCATGGCCCGGGTCGGGACGGAGCCGAGCTTTGGCTACGTCATGCACCTGCGGCACCAGCGCTTCCTCGAGTTGAGCTTCCTGTTGCTCAACGCGGACCGCGACGGGAACCCCCTCGACGTCTCCTTCTCCTCGATCATCGAGCTGTGTCGCCAGCTGAGTTACAGCTTCCTGCGACTGCACGCGCGCGGCCTCTGCTACCGCGACATCTCCTTCGGCAATGTCTTCTTCGACCCGTCCAACGGTGACGTCCTGATCTGCGACAACGACAACGTCGGCATCGACAACGGCACCGGTCGGGTCCTCGGGACGCCGTACTTCATGGCACCGGAGGTCGTGCGTGACACGACGTACCGCACCCTCCCGAACACCGACACCGACCGGCACTCACTCGCCGTACTGCTGTTCTACGCGCTGTTCCTCGGTCACCCACTCGAAGGTGCGCGCACCGATGCGGGCATGCGCGACGCCCATTGGCTGATGACGCACTTCGGGACCGAGCCGCTGTTCTGCATGCATCCGGACCGGGCCGAGAACCGGCCGGCGCAGATCGTCCAGCAGTACTGGAACATCTACCCGCAGTTCCTCCGTGACCTGTTCATCCAGGCCTTCGCCGAAGGGCTCGACCACGCGGGCGCCCGGGTCACCGAGGGCCAGTGGATCAAGGCGATGGACCGGCTGCGTGACGGCCTGCTGGCGTGCCCGACCTGCGGCACCACGAACTTCTGGAGCCCCGAGGACGACAGCGTCACCTGCTGGCAGGACCAGACCGAGGTCCGGCCGCCGTACGTCCTGCAGATCGGTCGCCGCACGGTGGCCGTCGGCCCCCAGACCACGGTCCGGTCCGACCACCTCACCTCGGGGATCGACCATCCGACCGTGCTCGCCCAGGTGCGCCAGCACCCGGAGGCCAGGGATCGCTGGGGCCTGCACAACGCGTCGGACTTCTCGTGGCCGGTCTCCTACCCGGGTGGCCAGAACTTCCTGCTCGAGCCGGACCGGACGATCGAACTGGTCAACGGCGCCCGGATCCAGATCCGCAACTCCACCGTTCAGGTGCGTCGACCGAGCGGGTCGACGCCCGGGGCGACCGCATAGGGTGACGGCCATGTCTGCTCTCGTGGTCGAGGTCGACGGACGAGTCCTTCGTCTCGAAGGCAAGCCCGTCTATCGCATTGGCCGGGCCATCGAGGCCGATGTCGTCCTCACCGCCGGTTCGGTGTCGCGCCAGCACGCCGAACTGCAGTCCTCGGACTTCGGGTGGGTCCTGGTCGACAACGACAGCCAGTTCGGCACCTACGTCGATGACGAGCGGGTGACCGACTATCCGATCGAGCGGCGGATCTCGGTGCGCTGCGGCCCACCGGCCGCCGGCGCATCGCTGACGATCATCCCGGCCGAGCAGTACGACGCGCCAGCGGCCCTTGCGGCCCCGGCGCCCGTCCCACCGATGGCCCCTCCGCTGGCCGCACCCCCGCCTCCGCCGATGCCCGCGCCCGGACCCCGTCGCGTATCCCGCCGATGCCGAGC includes these proteins:
- a CDS encoding protein phosphatase 2C domain-containing protein, which translates into the protein MTHRWTTLSGTTIGSVHVRDQLPLQDSVLTWTDHENGQAVIAVADGHGHKLHFRSDIGSALAVLCAVEELRRTLTAVAALGDGVDHAVVEDLLSTAGAALVANWVGKVEHHIAAHPYSAADDALGASADPLRAYGSTVLATAAVGDLVVFLQIGDGDSVLVSANGEASRPLPEDPDLDGLHTSSLCQARPVDALRVAVVDARVDDVALVFLCTDGFGRSRVDADGWWRQTGEQLLEFSRSRGLVWVREQLPEWLAEPALIGGDDTTMALLVRTDVGGISRPDLADTIPVPE
- a CDS encoding protein kinase; this translates as MQGIADYEFVRPLGESNYGTNYLSKAPARLGIGAGEVVVKVIAGPTSDDAFRRATRELKHFSVADSDRLVAVYDAGRHGGAFYYAMEYLPHGSLENPHVEISTGRRVAAVRDAALAAHALHERGIAHRDIKPANILLADDGGRLADLGLSQLLSPGMVTTGLGQIGLEFTDPAIMLGAQASRASDIWSLGASLHFAITGKGVYGDLKGTEPLLLVRSILASQPTLSDSLPSAARTLIESCLNADVAARPRTAAEVAASASGLASELGSAV
- a CDS encoding serine/threonine protein kinase yields the protein MVLAEGVEVDLGPLGRARVTSLLGQGGQGYVFEVRRETGEPLALKWYKPESATSQQYDEMQQLVEIGSPHQRFLWPLSMARVGTEPSFGYVMHLRHQRFLELSFLLLNADRDGNPLDVSFSSIIELCRQLSYSFLRLHARGLCYRDISFGNVFFDPSNGDVLICDNDNVGIDNGTGRVLGTPYFMAPEVVRDTTYRTLPNTDTDRHSLAVLLFYALFLGHPLEGARTDAGMRDAHWLMTHFGTEPLFCMHPDRAENRPAQIVQQYWNIYPQFLRDLFIQAFAEGLDHAGARVTEGQWIKAMDRLRDGLLACPTCGTTNFWSPEDDSVTCWQDQTEVRPPYVLQIGRRTVAVGPQTTVRSDHLTSGIDHPTVLAQVRQHPEARDRWGLHNASDFSWPVSYPGGQNFLLEPDRTIELVNGARIQIRNSTVQVRRPSGSTPGATA
- a CDS encoding VWA domain-containing protein, with protein sequence MSDRLGGALARKPLHFIFVLDVSGSMMRGGRIQALNNAITEVLPHLKDEARANPHAELLVRVLAFANEPQWIIEEPTQVDQIHWKRLEAVPRGFTELGSALQTLAGALEHLDESNSAFPPAIILVSDGRPTQSSGVTFAEGLQALLNNRWGATAVRLALGVGRDADMHSLRRFIGDEDVPLLRADNPEQLVEYIVWASKAASKVASRPVVGPGTGVTAAPPSPIGDPIWSTLG